Proteins co-encoded in one Arachis stenosperma cultivar V10309 chromosome 7, arast.V10309.gnm1.PFL2, whole genome shotgun sequence genomic window:
- the LOC130941078 gene encoding serine/threonine-protein kinase SAPK2-like isoform X2, producing MERYEIIKDIGTGNFAVAKLLRDKFTNELFAVKFIERGYKIDEHVQREIMNHRSLKHPNIVRFKEVLLTPTHLAIVMEYAAGGELFERICNFGKFCEDEARFFFQQLISGVSYCHSMQICHRDLKLENTLLDGSTAPRVKICDFGYSKSSVLHSQPKSTVGTPAYIAPEVLTRKEYDGKIADVWSCGVTLYVMLFGTYPFEDPADPRNFKKTIGRIVGVQYTIPDCERVSLECRHLLSKIFVANPEQRITISEIKNHPWFLVNLPVELMEGGSCLSSDVNDPSQSVEEVLSILQEARKPPNVPMVGDSLVTEGSMDFDDLLDADADADLDDLETSGEFVCPPL from the exons ATGGAGCGCTACGAGATTATCAAAGATATCGGTACCGGGAACTTTGCTGTCGCCAAGTTGTTGAGAGACAAATTTACCAATGAGCTTTTTGCTGTTAAGTTCATTGAAAGAGGCTACAAG ATTGATGAGCATGTCCAGAGGGAGATCATGAATCACAGGTCCCTGAAGCATCCCAATATTGTTAGATTCAAAGAG GTCCTTTTGACTCCAACACATCTAGCTATAGTAATGGAGTATGCTGCTGGAGGAGAACTCTTTGAGAGGATATGCAATTTCGGTAAATTTTGCGAGGATGAG GCGAGATTTTTCTTTCAGCAATTGATATCAGGAGTTAGTTATTGTCATTCGATG CAAATCTGTCATAGAGATCTGAAACTCGAAAACACACTTCTAGACGGAAGCACCGCACCGCGAGTCAAAATTTGTGACTTTGGTTATTCAAAG TCATCCGTATTGCATTCACAACCGAAGTCTACAGTAGGAACTCCAGCTTACATCGCACCTGAAGTCCTGACAAGGAAAGAATACGATGGAAAG ATTGCAGATGTTTGGTCTTGTGGAGTCACCTTATATGTGATGTTATTTGGAACTTATCCTTTTGAAGATCCTGCGGATCCTAGAAATTTCAAGAAAACTATTGGG AGGATAGTTGGTGTTCAGTATACAATTCCTGATTGTGAACGAGTTTCCTTGGAATGTAGACATCTTCTATCAAAAATCTTTGTGGCGAATCCTGAACAG AGAATAACAATATCGGAAATCAAAAACCATCCATGGTTTTTAGTGAACTTGCCTGTAGAACTAATGGAAGGTGGAAGCTGCCTAAGCAGCGACGTGAATGATCCGTCGCAGAGTGTGGAGGAAGTACTTTCCATTCTACAAGAGGCAAGAAAGCCTCCTAATGTTCCCATGGTTGGTGACAGCCTTGTCACCGAAGGCAGCATGGACTTCGACGATCTATTGGATGCAGACGCAGATGCAGATCTTGATGATTTAGAAACAAGTGGTGAATTTGTGTGCCCTCCTCTTTGA
- the LOC130941078 gene encoding serine/threonine-protein kinase SAPK2-like isoform X1, with the protein MERYEIIKDIGTGNFAVAKLLRDKFTNELFAVKFIERGYKIDEHVQREIMNHRSLKHPNIVRFKEVLLTPTHLAIVMEYAAGGELFERICNFGKFCEDEARFFFQQLISGVSYCHSMVQNQTNILARIIYPCNGHVFLIEGMFMQQICHRDLKLENTLLDGSTAPRVKICDFGYSKSSVLHSQPKSTVGTPAYIAPEVLTRKEYDGKIADVWSCGVTLYVMLFGTYPFEDPADPRNFKKTIGRIVGVQYTIPDCERVSLECRHLLSKIFVANPEQRITISEIKNHPWFLVNLPVELMEGGSCLSSDVNDPSQSVEEVLSILQEARKPPNVPMVGDSLVTEGSMDFDDLLDADADADLDDLETSGEFVCPPL; encoded by the exons ATGGAGCGCTACGAGATTATCAAAGATATCGGTACCGGGAACTTTGCTGTCGCCAAGTTGTTGAGAGACAAATTTACCAATGAGCTTTTTGCTGTTAAGTTCATTGAAAGAGGCTACAAG ATTGATGAGCATGTCCAGAGGGAGATCATGAATCACAGGTCCCTGAAGCATCCCAATATTGTTAGATTCAAAGAG GTCCTTTTGACTCCAACACATCTAGCTATAGTAATGGAGTATGCTGCTGGAGGAGAACTCTTTGAGAGGATATGCAATTTCGGTAAATTTTGCGAGGATGAG GCGAGATTTTTCTTTCAGCAATTGATATCAGGAGTTAGTTATTGTCATTCGATGGTACAAAACCAAACCAATATTTTAGCAAGAATTATCTACCCTTGCAATGGACATGTATTTTTAATTGAAGGAATGTTTATGCAGCAAATCTGTCATAGAGATCTGAAACTCGAAAACACACTTCTAGACGGAAGCACCGCACCGCGAGTCAAAATTTGTGACTTTGGTTATTCAAAG TCATCCGTATTGCATTCACAACCGAAGTCTACAGTAGGAACTCCAGCTTACATCGCACCTGAAGTCCTGACAAGGAAAGAATACGATGGAAAG ATTGCAGATGTTTGGTCTTGTGGAGTCACCTTATATGTGATGTTATTTGGAACTTATCCTTTTGAAGATCCTGCGGATCCTAGAAATTTCAAGAAAACTATTGGG AGGATAGTTGGTGTTCAGTATACAATTCCTGATTGTGAACGAGTTTCCTTGGAATGTAGACATCTTCTATCAAAAATCTTTGTGGCGAATCCTGAACAG AGAATAACAATATCGGAAATCAAAAACCATCCATGGTTTTTAGTGAACTTGCCTGTAGAACTAATGGAAGGTGGAAGCTGCCTAAGCAGCGACGTGAATGATCCGTCGCAGAGTGTGGAGGAAGTACTTTCCATTCTACAAGAGGCAAGAAAGCCTCCTAATGTTCCCATGGTTGGTGACAGCCTTGTCACCGAAGGCAGCATGGACTTCGACGATCTATTGGATGCAGACGCAGATGCAGATCTTGATGATTTAGAAACAAGTGGTGAATTTGTGTGCCCTCCTCTTTGA